The following proteins are co-located in the Streptomyces sp. NBC_01198 genome:
- a CDS encoding DUF742 domain-containing protein, with protein MSRAGDPGRGPVDSGEPDRLYVVTGGRSRTHEDSFDLVTLVVSEGEPARGMQSEHIRILELCRRPVAVVELSSHLAMPVGVVKILLCDLLDSGGITARHPRSAGRGSQLPPRDTLKKVLLALQKL; from the coding sequence ATGAGCCGGGCCGGGGACCCGGGCCGGGGTCCGGTGGACAGCGGCGAGCCGGACCGGCTGTACGTGGTCACCGGCGGCAGGTCCCGCACCCACGAGGACTCCTTCGACCTGGTGACCCTGGTGGTCAGCGAGGGCGAACCGGCCCGCGGCATGCAGTCCGAGCACATCAGGATCCTGGAGCTGTGCCGCCGCCCGGTGGCCGTGGTCGAGCTGTCCTCGCATCTGGCCATGCCGGTCGGCGTGGTCAAGATCCTGCTCTGCGACCTGCTGGACTCCGGCGGCATCACCGCACGGCACCCCCGCTCGGCCGGCCGCGGCTCCCAGCTCCCGCCCCGCGACACGTTGAAGAAGGTGCTCCTTGCGCTCCAGAAGCTCTGA
- a CDS encoding acyl-CoA dehydrogenase: MGHYKSNLRDIEFNLFEVLGRDQLYGTGPFADMDAATAKDVLAELTRLAENELAGSFADADRNPPVFDPGTGTAAVPETFKKSYEAFMDAEYWRLGLPEEIGGTTAPRSLIWSYAELVLGSNPAIWMYSSGPAFAGILYDEGTEQQKKIAALAVEKRWGSTMVLTEPDAGSDVGAGRTRAARQDDGSWHITGVKRFITSGEHDMSENIIHYVLARPEGAGPGTKGLSLFMVPKYEFDWETGELGARNGVFATNVEHKMGLKASNTCELTFGDKHPAKGWLIGDKHDGIRQMFRIIEFARMMVGTKAIATLSTGYLNALEYAKERVQGPDLAQFTDKAAPKVTITHHPDVRRSLMTQKAYAEGMRALVLYTATVQDAIQVAEATGADARQLHGLNDLLLPIVKGYGSEKSYEQLAQSLQTFGGSGYLQEYPIEQYIRDAKIDTLYEGTTAIQGQDYFFRKIVRDQGQALTTLSEEIKKFLAEATGGAELADARDQLAKAAADLEAIVGTMLTDLAATEQDVRSIYKVGLNTTRLLLASGDVVVAYLLLRGAGVALDKLPSASARDTAFYTGKVAAAKFFATNILPGVGVQRAMAEAVTLDVMDLPEEAF; encoded by the coding sequence ATGGGCCACTACAAGTCGAACCTCCGCGACATCGAGTTCAACCTCTTCGAGGTGCTCGGCCGCGACCAGCTCTACGGCACGGGTCCGTTCGCCGACATGGACGCCGCCACGGCCAAGGACGTGCTGGCCGAGTTGACCCGGCTGGCGGAGAACGAACTGGCCGGGTCCTTCGCCGACGCCGACCGCAACCCGCCGGTCTTCGACCCCGGGACCGGCACCGCGGCGGTTCCCGAGACGTTCAAGAAGAGCTACGAGGCCTTCATGGACGCCGAATACTGGCGGCTCGGCCTGCCCGAGGAGATCGGCGGCACCACCGCGCCGCGCTCCCTGATCTGGTCCTACGCCGAACTGGTGCTCGGGTCGAACCCGGCGATCTGGATGTACTCGTCGGGTCCGGCCTTCGCCGGCATCCTCTACGACGAGGGCACCGAGCAGCAGAAGAAGATCGCCGCGCTCGCGGTCGAGAAGCGCTGGGGCTCCACCATGGTCCTCACCGAGCCCGACGCGGGCTCCGACGTCGGCGCCGGCCGCACCAGGGCCGCCCGGCAGGACGACGGCAGCTGGCACATAACGGGCGTCAAGCGCTTCATCACCTCGGGCGAGCACGACATGTCCGAGAACATCATCCACTACGTGCTGGCCCGCCCCGAGGGCGCCGGACCCGGCACCAAGGGCCTGTCGCTGTTCATGGTGCCGAAGTACGAGTTCGACTGGGAGACCGGCGAGTTGGGCGCCCGCAACGGCGTCTTCGCGACCAACGTCGAGCACAAGATGGGCCTGAAGGCGTCCAACACCTGCGAGTTGACCTTCGGCGACAAGCACCCCGCCAAGGGCTGGCTGATCGGCGACAAGCACGACGGCATCCGGCAGATGTTCCGGATCATCGAGTTCGCCCGCATGATGGTCGGCACGAAGGCCATCGCGACGCTGTCGACGGGGTATCTGAACGCGCTGGAGTACGCCAAGGAGCGCGTCCAGGGCCCCGACCTGGCGCAGTTCACGGACAAGGCCGCGCCCAAGGTCACCATCACCCACCACCCCGACGTCCGGCGCTCGCTGATGACGCAGAAGGCGTACGCCGAGGGCATGCGCGCCCTGGTCCTCTACACCGCCACCGTCCAGGACGCCATCCAGGTCGCCGAGGCCACCGGCGCCGACGCGCGCCAGCTGCACGGGCTCAACGACCTGCTGCTGCCGATCGTCAAGGGCTACGGCTCGGAGAAGTCCTACGAGCAGCTGGCCCAGTCGCTGCAGACCTTCGGCGGCTCCGGCTACCTGCAGGAGTACCCGATCGAGCAGTACATCAGGGACGCCAAGATCGACACCCTCTACGAGGGCACCACCGCGATCCAGGGGCAGGACTACTTCTTCCGGAAGATCGTCCGCGACCAGGGGCAGGCGCTGACCACGCTGAGCGAGGAGATCAAGAAGTTCCTGGCCGAGGCCACCGGCGGGGCCGAACTCGCCGACGCGCGCGACCAGCTCGCCAAGGCCGCCGCCGACCTGGAGGCGATCGTCGGCACCATGCTGACCGACCTGGCCGCCACCGAGCAGGACGTCCGCTCGATCTACAAGGTCGGGCTGAACACCACCCGGCTGCTGCTCGCCTCCGGTGACGTGGTCGTCGCGTATCTGCTGCTGCGCGGCGCGGGCGTGGCGCTGGACAAGCTTCCGTCGGCCTCCGCCAGGGACACCGCCTTCTACACCGGCAAGGTCGCCGCCGCGAAGTTCTTCGCGACGAACATCCTGCCGGGCGTGGGGGTGCAGCGCGCGATGGCCGAGGCCGTCACGCTCGACGTGATGGACCTGCCGGAAGAGGCCTTCTGA
- a CDS encoding NHL domain-containing thioredoxin family protein: MTARARVRAPELIGKGGWLNTGEATPTLADLRGSIVILDFWTFCCVNCLHVLDELRELEERHRDTVVIVGVHSPKFVHEAEHQAVVDAVERYAVHHPVLDDPQLATWKQYAVRAWPTLVVIDPEGYVVAQHAGEGHAHALERLVTDLEAEHGAKGTLRRGEGVYVPPEPVATDLRFPGKMLALPGSGHYLVSDSTRHALVELAADGQSVVRRIGSGERGFADGDAATARFSEPQGLALLPDGGVIVADTVNHALRRLDLDSGRVTTEAGTGRQWWQGSPTSGEAREVDLSSPWDVAWFEDRVWIAMAGVHQLWTYDPAAGRIEVAAGTTNEGLVDGRAADAWFAQPSGLAAAGSRMWIADSETSALRWVERATEGEGYVIRTAVGTGLFDFGHRDGPAGQALLQHPLGVTGLPDGSVAVSDTYNNALRRYDPATGEVSTLATDLREPSDAAVVEGDIVVVESAAHRLTRLHLPEEAVSVEAVAHRTQRAATDVAAGAFRLDVVFSAPAGQKLDERYGPSTRLLVSATPPELLAEGAGKGTDLRRELVLDPSVPEGVLHVSAMAASCDDDPANEYPACHVHQQDWGVPVRLTDTGERRLALVLAGMDAAPAQ, from the coding sequence ATGACTGCACGTGCACGCGTCCGGGCGCCCGAGCTGATCGGCAAGGGCGGCTGGCTGAATACGGGCGAGGCCACCCCCACCCTCGCCGACCTGCGCGGATCCATCGTGATCCTGGACTTCTGGACCTTCTGCTGTGTGAACTGCCTGCATGTTCTCGACGAGCTGCGCGAGCTGGAGGAGCGGCACCGCGACACCGTGGTGATCGTTGGCGTGCACTCGCCGAAGTTCGTGCACGAGGCGGAGCACCAGGCCGTGGTCGACGCCGTCGAGCGGTACGCGGTGCACCACCCGGTGCTCGACGACCCGCAGCTGGCGACCTGGAAGCAGTACGCGGTCCGGGCGTGGCCGACGCTGGTGGTGATCGACCCGGAGGGCTACGTCGTCGCGCAGCACGCCGGCGAGGGGCACGCGCACGCGCTGGAGCGGCTGGTCACGGACCTGGAGGCCGAGCACGGGGCGAAGGGCACGCTGCGGCGCGGCGAGGGCGTGTACGTGCCGCCTGAGCCGGTGGCGACCGATCTGCGCTTCCCGGGCAAGATGCTGGCGCTGCCCGGCTCCGGGCACTACCTGGTGTCGGACTCGACGCGGCACGCCCTGGTGGAGCTGGCGGCGGACGGCCAGAGCGTCGTACGCCGGATCGGCAGCGGCGAGCGCGGCTTCGCGGACGGCGACGCGGCGACCGCGCGGTTCAGCGAGCCGCAGGGGCTGGCCCTGCTGCCCGACGGCGGCGTGATCGTCGCGGACACCGTCAACCACGCGCTGCGCAGGCTCGACCTGGACAGCGGCCGGGTCACGACGGAGGCCGGCACCGGCCGCCAGTGGTGGCAGGGGTCGCCGACCAGCGGCGAGGCGCGCGAGGTGGACCTGTCCTCGCCGTGGGACGTGGCGTGGTTCGAGGACCGGGTGTGGATCGCGATGGCCGGCGTCCACCAACTGTGGACGTACGACCCGGCGGCCGGCCGCATCGAGGTGGCGGCGGGTACCACCAACGAGGGCCTGGTCGACGGCCGCGCCGCCGACGCCTGGTTCGCGCAGCCGTCCGGGCTGGCGGCGGCCGGGAGCCGGATGTGGATCGCGGACTCCGAGACGTCGGCGCTGCGCTGGGTCGAGCGGGCCACCGAGGGCGAGGGCTACGTCATCCGTACCGCCGTCGGCACCGGCCTGTTCGACTTCGGCCACCGCGACGGCCCGGCCGGGCAGGCGCTGCTGCAGCATCCGCTCGGCGTCACCGGACTGCCGGACGGCTCGGTCGCGGTCAGCGACACGTACAACAACGCGCTGCGCCGCTACGACCCGGCCACCGGTGAGGTCAGCACGCTGGCCACCGATCTGCGCGAGCCGTCGGACGCGGCCGTGGTGGAGGGCGACATCGTCGTCGTGGAGTCGGCGGCGCACCGGCTGACCCGGCTGCACCTGCCCGAGGAGGCGGTAAGCGTCGAGGCCGTGGCGCACCGCACGCAGCGGGCCGCCACCGATGTCGCGGCCGGCGCCTTCCGGCTCGACGTGGTCTTCTCCGCGCCGGCCGGCCAGAAGCTGGACGAGCGCTACGGGCCGTCCACCCGGCTGCTGGTCAGCGCCACCCCGCCGGAACTGCTGGCGGAGGGCGCGGGCAAGGGGACGGACCTGCGTCGCGAACTGGTGCTCGACCCGTCCGTACCGGAGGGCGTCCTGCATGTCTCGGCCATGGCCGCGTCCTGCGACGACGACCCGGCCAACGAGTATCCCGCGTGCCACGTGCACCAGCAGGACTGGGGCGTCCCGGTCCGGCTGACCGACACCGGCGAGCGCCGGCTGGCCCTGGTGCTGGCCGGAATGGACGCGGCTCCGGCTCAGTAG
- a CDS encoding M18 family aminopeptidase — translation MSPSPRTFDRTHTDDLAAFVQAGPSPYHVVATVAARLEKAGFRQVAETDAWDAETGGKYVLRGGAVVAWYVPQGARPETPFRVVGAHTDSPNLRVKPRPDMGTAGWRQVAVEIYGGPLLNSWLDRDLGLAGRLSLRDGSSALVNVDRPLLRVAQLAVHLDRGVNDNGLNLDRQRHLQPLWGLGEVHDGDLVDFLAAEAGLDPDDVAGWDLMTHDVQPPAYLGRDRELLASPRLDNLLSVHACTAALLAAVESGDLDAIPVLAAFDHEENGSESDTGAQGPLLGNVLERSVHARGGGYEDRLRALAGTVCVSSDVGHAVHPNYAEKHDPTHHPRANGGPILKTNVNQRYATDGGGRALFAAVCDAAGVPYQHFVSSNAMPCGTTIGPITAARNGITTIDVGVPILSMHSARELCGADDPGHLATALAGFLTA, via the coding sequence ATGAGCCCGTCACCGCGCACCTTCGACCGCACCCACACCGACGACCTCGCTGCCTTCGTCCAGGCAGGACCGTCCCCGTACCACGTGGTCGCCACCGTCGCGGCCCGACTGGAAAAGGCCGGATTCCGCCAGGTCGCGGAGACCGACGCCTGGGACGCCGAGACCGGCGGCAAGTACGTGCTGCGCGGCGGCGCCGTCGTCGCCTGGTACGTCCCGCAGGGCGCCCGCCCCGAGACGCCCTTCCGGGTGGTCGGCGCCCACACCGACTCCCCCAACCTGCGGGTCAAGCCCCGTCCCGACATGGGGACGGCCGGCTGGCGGCAGGTGGCCGTCGAGATCTACGGCGGCCCGCTGCTCAACAGCTGGCTGGACCGAGACCTGGGCCTGGCCGGCCGGCTGTCGCTGCGCGACGGCTCCTCCGCCCTGGTCAACGTCGACCGCCCGCTGCTGCGGGTCGCGCAGCTCGCCGTCCACCTCGACCGCGGCGTCAACGACAACGGGCTCAACCTCGACCGGCAGCGGCACCTCCAGCCGCTGTGGGGCCTCGGCGAGGTCCACGACGGCGACCTCGTCGACTTCCTCGCCGCCGAGGCCGGCCTGGACCCCGACGACGTCGCCGGCTGGGACCTGATGACGCACGACGTCCAGCCCCCCGCGTATCTGGGCCGGGACCGCGAACTGCTCGCCTCCCCGCGTCTGGACAACCTGCTGTCCGTGCACGCCTGTACGGCGGCGCTGCTGGCGGCGGTGGAGTCCGGCGACCTGGACGCCATCCCGGTGCTCGCGGCGTTCGACCACGAGGAGAACGGCAGCGAGTCCGACACCGGCGCGCAGGGCCCGCTGCTCGGCAACGTCCTGGAGCGCTCGGTCCACGCCCGCGGCGGCGGCTACGAGGACCGGCTGCGGGCCCTGGCCGGCACCGTCTGCGTCTCCTCCGACGTCGGCCACGCGGTGCACCCCAACTACGCCGAGAAGCACGACCCGACGCACCACCCCCGGGCCAACGGCGGGCCGATCCTCAAGACCAACGTCAACCAGCGCTACGCCACCGACGGCGGCGGCCGGGCGCTCTTCGCCGCCGTGTGCGACGCGGCCGGGGTGCCCTACCAGCACTTCGTGTCCAGCAACGCGATGCCCTGCGGGACCACGATCGGCCCGATCACCGCGGCCCGCAACGGCATCACCACCATCGACGTCGGGGTGCCGATCCTGTCGATGCACTCCGCCCGCGAGCTGTGCGGGGCCGACGACCCGGGGCATCTGGCGACCGCGCTCGCGGGCTTCCTGACGGCGTAG
- a CDS encoding LURP-one-related/scramblase family protein, protein MKYVVREKMFAVGDDYWIEDEDGRKAFYVDGKALRVRETLELQDPSGAVLVVIHKKLISVRDAMTIERDGDVLVTVRKKRLTLLHEAYRAHLASGEELEIRGDLIGKEFDIEYEGERLARISRRWFSLRDAYAIDIERPDADAAMLIAIAICVDRLVVEED, encoded by the coding sequence ATGAAATACGTAGTGCGGGAGAAGATGTTCGCCGTCGGCGACGACTACTGGATCGAGGACGAGGACGGCCGCAAGGCCTTCTACGTCGACGGGAAGGCGCTCAGGGTCAGGGAGACCCTGGAGCTCCAGGACCCGTCAGGTGCGGTGCTCGTCGTCATCCACAAGAAGCTGATCTCCGTGCGGGACGCGATGACGATCGAGCGGGACGGCGACGTCCTGGTCACCGTCCGCAAGAAGCGGCTCACCCTGCTGCACGAGGCCTACCGCGCCCACCTCGCCTCCGGCGAGGAGCTGGAGATCCGCGGCGACCTCATCGGCAAGGAGTTCGACATCGAGTACGAGGGGGAGCGCCTCGCCCGCATCTCGCGCCGCTGGTTCTCCCTCCGCGACGCGTACGCGATCGACATCGAACGGCCCGACGCGGACGCCGCGATGCTCATCGCGATCGCCATCTGCGTCGACCGCCTGGTCGTGGAGGAGGACTAG
- a CDS encoding carbon-nitrogen family hydrolase — protein sequence MRATLLQIEVDPAETTADRRRRAAALVRAQAGADLVVLPELWPVGAFASDDFAAGAERVDGGPTAEAMSAAARDAGVWLHAGSIVEREPWPDGPLYNTSLLFAPDGTLHAAYRKIHRFGFDRGEAVLMAGGSRIVAARLPHGVLGLATCYDLRFPEQFRLLVDEGAEMLVIPAGWPARRLAHWRVLVQARAVENQAYVLACGTAGTHAGVPQAGHSMVVDPWGAVLAEAGDAEEVLTVDLDPGRVAATRTDFPVLRDRVLGVAPLREA from the coding sequence GTGCGCGCAACGCTTCTCCAGATCGAGGTCGACCCGGCCGAGACCACCGCCGACCGGCGGCGCCGTGCGGCTGCCCTCGTCCGCGCCCAGGCGGGCGCGGATCTTGTCGTGCTGCCCGAATTGTGGCCGGTCGGCGCCTTCGCCTCGGACGACTTCGCGGCCGGCGCCGAGCGGGTCGACGGCGGTCCCACCGCCGAGGCGATGAGCGCTGCCGCGCGGGACGCGGGGGTGTGGCTGCACGCCGGTTCGATCGTCGAACGCGAGCCGTGGCCCGACGGGCCGCTCTACAACACCTCGCTGCTCTTCGCGCCGGACGGGACGCTGCACGCCGCCTATCGCAAGATCCACCGCTTCGGCTTCGACCGCGGTGAGGCGGTGCTCATGGCGGGGGGCTCGCGGATCGTCGCCGCGCGGCTGCCGCACGGCGTGCTCGGCCTCGCGACCTGCTACGACCTGCGCTTTCCCGAGCAGTTCCGGCTGCTGGTCGACGAGGGCGCCGAGATGCTGGTCATCCCGGCGGGGTGGCCCGCGCGACGGCTCGCGCACTGGCGGGTGCTGGTGCAGGCGCGGGCGGTGGAGAACCAGGCCTACGTGCTCGCGTGCGGGACCGCGGGGACGCACGCGGGGGTGCCGCAGGCCGGCCACAGCATGGTCGTCGACCCCTGGGGGGCCGTCCTCGCCGAGGCCGGCGACGCCGAGGAGGTCCTCACCGTCGACCTCGACCCGGGCAGGGTCGCCGCGACCCGCACGGATTTTCCGGTACTCCGCGACCGCGTCCTCGGCGTCGCTCCCCTGCGGGAGGCGTAG
- a CDS encoding GTP-binding protein — MRSRSSEPVDTPPLRATAADGLKIVVVGGFGVGKTTLVGSVSEIRPLSTEETMTQASVGVDELKSSTDKTTTTVAFDFGRITLDDEMVLYLFGAPGQKRFWFLWERLFSGTLGAVVLVDTRHVADCWYSIDRLEHHGLPFVVARNNFGEPDHTLEQLREALSLPPGVPLIDCDARRRDSGVEVLTALVTHLHTLSYARETTP, encoded by the coding sequence TTGCGCTCCAGAAGCTCTGAGCCGGTGGACACCCCGCCGCTGCGGGCCACCGCCGCCGACGGCCTGAAGATCGTCGTCGTGGGCGGCTTCGGGGTCGGCAAGACCACCCTGGTCGGCTCGGTCAGCGAGATCCGCCCGCTGAGCACCGAGGAGACGATGACGCAGGCGAGCGTGGGGGTGGACGAGCTGAAGAGCTCGACCGACAAGACCACCACCACCGTCGCCTTCGACTTCGGGCGGATCACCCTGGACGACGAGATGGTGCTGTACCTGTTCGGCGCCCCCGGGCAGAAACGCTTCTGGTTCCTGTGGGAGCGGCTGTTCTCCGGCACCCTCGGCGCCGTCGTGCTGGTCGACACCCGCCACGTCGCCGACTGCTGGTACTCGATCGACCGCCTCGAACACCACGGGCTGCCCTTCGTCGTGGCCCGCAACAACTTCGGGGAGCCCGACCACACGCTGGAGCAGCTGCGGGAGGCGCTGTCGCTGCCGCCCGGCGTGCCGCTGATCGACTGCGACGCGCGCAGGCGCGACTCCGGCGTCGAGGTGCTGACCGCCCTCGTCACCCATCTGCACACCCTGTCGTACGCCCGGGAGACCACGCCGTGA
- a CDS encoding roadblock/LC7 domain-containing protein, with protein sequence MTTTDRSLDWLLENLLARTPGARHALVLSRDGLKLCLSSGLSADRADQLAAIASGIQSLSHGASMEFGDGSGGVRQSMTEFHGGILFIVEAGEGAHLAVIGDDGADPGIVGHTMNELVEQIGSYLRADPRGTGDGPDLPSARLPGGRQPA encoded by the coding sequence ATGACCACGACCGACCGCAGCCTGGACTGGCTGCTGGAGAATCTGCTGGCGAGGACCCCGGGCGCCCGGCACGCGCTGGTGCTGTCCAGGGACGGCCTCAAGCTGTGCCTGTCGTCGGGCCTGAGCGCGGACCGCGCCGACCAGCTCGCCGCCATCGCGTCCGGCATCCAGAGCCTGTCGCACGGCGCCTCGATGGAGTTCGGGGACGGCAGCGGCGGGGTCAGGCAGTCGATGACCGAATTCCACGGCGGCATCCTCTTCATCGTCGAGGCGGGCGAGGGCGCGCATCTGGCGGTGATCGGCGACGACGGGGCCGACCCGGGGATCGTCGGGCACACCATGAACGAGCTGGTCGAGCAGATCGGCAGCTACCTGCGCGCCGACCCGCGCGGCACCGGCGACGGGCCCGACCTGCCGTCGGCGCGGCTGCCCGGCGGGCGGCAGCCGGCATGA
- a CDS encoding maleylpyruvate isomerase family mycothiol-dependent enzyme yields MTVHSKLQPYIDAWTHSIESINELVTPLAEGEWNRPTECPYWSVRDIVSHIIGFECELLGDPRPIHTLPSDLRHITSEAARYTEVPVDIRRHHTAPEMTSELEYTIIRRSRQLRNETRQPDAEVRAIGGGEVTLEEQLWARVFDVWVHEQDLRRALDTPGNLASAEAVLARDHLLRSLPKLVAHDAGAKAGAAVVFDVHGPLEFMRTVRVNAEGRGSIDSAVSLGPAVTFALDWETFLRLLTGRVRPAAVADRLKIEGDTALAETILQHIAVTR; encoded by the coding sequence GTGACCGTCCACAGCAAGCTCCAGCCGTATATCGACGCCTGGACCCACTCCATAGAGTCCATCAACGAACTGGTGACCCCACTGGCCGAGGGGGAGTGGAACCGCCCCACGGAGTGCCCCTACTGGTCGGTGCGCGACATCGTGTCCCACATCATCGGCTTCGAGTGCGAGCTGCTCGGCGATCCGCGCCCGATCCACACACTTCCCAGCGATCTCCGGCACATCACCAGCGAGGCCGCGCGCTACACCGAGGTGCCGGTCGACATCCGGCGGCACCACACCGCCCCCGAGATGACCTCGGAGCTGGAGTACACGATCATCCGCAGGTCGCGGCAGCTGCGCAACGAGACACGGCAGCCGGACGCGGAGGTACGGGCGATCGGCGGCGGCGAGGTCACCCTTGAGGAGCAGTTGTGGGCGCGCGTCTTTGACGTATGGGTGCACGAGCAGGACCTGCGCAGGGCCCTGGACACGCCGGGCAACCTGGCGTCCGCCGAGGCCGTGCTGGCCCGTGACCACCTGCTGCGCTCGCTGCCGAAGCTGGTCGCGCACGACGCGGGTGCCAAGGCCGGGGCCGCGGTGGTCTTCGACGTGCACGGGCCGCTGGAGTTCATGCGGACGGTGCGGGTCAACGCCGAGGGCCGCGGGTCCATCGACTCGGCGGTCTCCCTGGGCCCCGCGGTGACCTTCGCCCTGGACTGGGAGACCTTCCTGCGGCTGCTGACCGGCCGGGTGCGGCCCGCGGCGGTCGCCGACCGGCTCAAGATCGAGGGCGACACGGCGCTGGCCGAGACGATCCTGCAGCACATCGCGGTGACGCGCTGA
- a CDS encoding ATP-binding protein has translation MAATLAVAAAGGWAVSRTAAVDRPTVGVLAAAAALLLGAVVALAGVWSRTADRLAAETARAGLAADAARAANDRETALRAGLAAETARAAALEDAADRLTEVILPAAAEQLRSGKSAPTVLARLERTPGAAHQRLLEALVGEVGASERMRAAVMAACANTASRVQALTTSMLADLRDMQMRHGEEVLGDLLLIDHQTSQAGRMADSIAVITGSRSGRRWTRPIVMESILRGALGRINEYRRVRLHSASTAAVAGYAAEGVMHALAEIMDNATIFSPPTEEVHVYVQETHTGVVVTVEDGGLEMPPSTLLRAERLVSAAPLDLRDLSGTRFGLAVVGCLARKYGLTVSFRPSSRGGTGVVVLIPPKLITRPREDWPPLPAQNAWGHDRARAALPPARTEARTEPARTAAGDADAGRTDRVTDGDGHVEGVRAAAPPLPKRTRGRTLAESGHLDLIAAAARPRSAAAAERDAQSRATSGERFRAFRRAALGEPHTGQDTDR, from the coding sequence GTGGCCGCCACCCTCGCGGTCGCCGCGGCCGGCGGCTGGGCGGTGTCGCGTACCGCGGCCGTCGACCGGCCCACCGTCGGCGTGCTGGCGGCCGCGGCGGCGCTGCTGCTCGGCGCGGTGGTCGCGCTGGCCGGCGTCTGGTCGCGGACGGCAGACCGGCTGGCGGCGGAGACCGCCAGGGCCGGGCTGGCCGCGGACGCGGCGCGGGCGGCGAACGACCGGGAGACCGCCCTGCGGGCGGGCCTGGCGGCCGAGACGGCGCGGGCGGCGGCGCTGGAGGACGCGGCGGACCGGTTGACCGAGGTGATCCTGCCCGCGGCGGCCGAGCAGCTGCGCTCGGGCAAGTCGGCGCCGACGGTGCTCGCCAGGCTGGAGCGCACGCCAGGTGCCGCCCACCAGCGGCTGCTTGAGGCGCTGGTCGGCGAGGTCGGCGCCAGCGAGCGGATGCGGGCCGCGGTCATGGCGGCCTGCGCGAACACCGCGAGCCGGGTGCAGGCGCTGACCACCAGCATGCTCGCCGACCTGCGCGACATGCAGATGCGGCACGGCGAGGAGGTGCTCGGCGACCTGCTGCTGATCGACCACCAGACCTCGCAGGCGGGGCGGATGGCGGACAGCATCGCGGTGATCACCGGGTCCCGCTCGGGCCGCCGCTGGACCCGGCCGATCGTGATGGAGAGCATCCTGCGCGGCGCGCTGGGCCGGATCAACGAATACCGCCGGGTGCGGCTGCACTCCGCCTCCACCGCGGCGGTCGCCGGTTACGCGGCCGAGGGCGTCATGCACGCCCTCGCCGAGATCATGGACAACGCGACCATCTTCTCGCCGCCGACCGAGGAGGTGCACGTGTACGTGCAGGAGACGCACACCGGTGTCGTCGTCACCGTCGAGGACGGCGGCCTGGAGATGCCGCCCTCCACGCTGCTGCGGGCCGAGAGGCTGGTGTCGGCCGCGCCGCTGGACCTGCGTGACCTGTCGGGGACCCGCTTCGGGCTCGCGGTGGTGGGCTGCCTGGCCCGCAAGTACGGCCTGACGGTGTCCTTCCGTCCCTCCTCGCGGGGCGGCACGGGCGTGGTGGTGCTGATCCCGCCGAAGCTGATCACCCGGCCCCGCGAGGACTGGCCGCCGCTGCCCGCCCAGAACGCCTGGGGCCACGACCGCGCCCGCGCCGCGCTGCCGCCGGCGCGTACGGAAGCGCGTACGGAACCCGCGCGTACGGCCGCGGGGGACGCGGACGCCGGGCGTACCGACCGCGTGACCGACGGGGACGGGCACGTGGAGGGCGTACGCGCCGCCGCGCCGCCGCTGCCCAAGCGGACCAGGGGCCGGACGCTGGCCGAGTCCGGGCATCTGGACCTCATCGCCGCGGCCGCACGGCCCCGCTCCGCGGCCGCCGCGGAGCGGGACGCGCAGTCCAGGGCCACGTCAGGTGAGCGCTTCCGCGCCTTCCGCCGGGCCGCACTCGGAGAACCGCACACAGGACAGGACACCGACAGATGA